A genomic segment from Clarias gariepinus isolate MV-2021 ecotype Netherlands chromosome 11, CGAR_prim_01v2, whole genome shotgun sequence encodes:
- the nufip2 gene encoding FMR1-interacting protein NUFIP2, producing the protein MAERPCTGATRLSHGEDDGPDRSRLPVNDEQSCRQIQDEETQTKKTENGKINGFVVEGEEIPTSLDLDSSRHSVSQNGNKLRLESDLNPKPSGQPPHTGLKGERKGNNTSRNSMDCKNDKPSELTTHEGKKEALVSLNGIVTLNCGPLTNGYPGKPGTDNDGSGSESGYTTPKKRRAQRNGKSLDNVTASSQVKAMQQASKQESGPATLELVDRTSAVQVEISRASSKTDSHSSGFTKTREANTTPPAVLTSEVYRKSTGKKFEDKSTKTKVAASAKEDSWTLFKPPPVFPVDNSSAKIVPKISYASKVKENLNKAAQAGTEIPAPAPQVPGRPSQVPMSAVKTITSASFSNGDGNTCPLPGPHFSSVSSSSPVPVSSAGSDHVASSSSGSCNPSTSTTTPEPRKPNLFVYPLSASSSSNMQLSLPSGRQSDPPPNQKSLGDIFQNQWGLSFINEPSSGPDGPACSSAAKDKPGQVSFQGGCTAAVATQTHSSPQRLDTSTFPDKRTSIQSASKGGHPTPSPVSGSTDDSLQALTLEVDTQKDDSGVSGAIVFCSSSKDVGAELPQKSSLPRESYTKGFERKASWDFFDLKAAVVYHTKEMEYILNLQKQDPNRVVLYSESKNGPDQ; encoded by the exons agaatggaaaaataaatggatTTGTAGTTGAGGGAGAGGAGATTCCCACTTCCCTTGACCTAGACAGCTCTCGGCATTCAGTGAGCCAAAATGGTAACAAACTCCGACTAGAATCCGACTTGAACCCAAAACCCTCTGGACAGCCCCCACACACTGGCCTGAAGGGGGAAAGGAAAGGCAATAACACTAGTAGAAACAGTATGGACTGCAAAAATGACAAGCCCTCAGAGTTGACCACACATGAGGGCAAGAAAGAGGCCCTTGTGTCTCTAAACGGCATAGTGACACTGAACTGTGGGCCACTCACCAACGGTTATCCCGGCAAGCCAGGCACGGACAACGATGGCAGTGGCTCAGAAAGCGGTTATACCACACCGAAGAAGCGCCGAGCCCAGAGGAACGGCAAATCTTTGGACAATGTGACTGCTTCAAGCCAGGTCAAGGCCATGCAGCAGGCCAGTAAGCAAGAATCAGGGCCGGCCACTCTAGAGCTGGTCGACAGAACCTCAGCCGTGCAGGTGGAAATCAGCCGAGCCTCCTCAAAGACAGACAGCCATTCCAGTGGCTTTACAAAAACTAGGGAGGCAAACACTACCCCACCTGCGGTACTGACATCTGAGGTTTACCGGAAAAGCACTGGGAAAAAATTTGAGGATAAGTCCACTAAAACGAAAGTGGCAGCATCAGCTAAAGAGGACTCGTGGACTCTGTTCAAGCCACCACCCGTCTTTCCTGTGGACAATAGTAGCGCGAAGATAGTGCCTAAGATCAGTTATGCAAGCAAAGTTAAGGAGAACCTCAATAAGGCAGCCCAGGCCGGCACTGAGATTCCCGCCCCTGCTCCGCAGGTACCTGGGAGGCCATCACAGGTGCCTATGTCAGCTGTGAAAACCATCACCTCGGCCAGCTTTAGCAACGGTGACGGCAACACCTGCCCTCTGCCTGGTCCCCACTTCAGCTCGGTCTCCAGTTCCTCCCCGGTGCCAGTCTCTTCAGCAGGCTCTGATCATGTAGCATCTTCCTCCAGCGGTAGCTGCAATCCATCCACCTCGACTACCACACCTGAGCCCAGGAAGCCTAATCTGTTTGTTTACCCCCTTTCCGCCTCCTCCTCTTCCAATATGCAACTGTCTCTCCCCAGTGGCCGTCAATCCGACCCCCCACCCAATCAGAAATCTCTGGGCGACATCTTCCAAAACCAGTGGGGTTTGTCGTTCATCAACGAGCCCAGCAGTGGCCCGGATGGTCCGGCGTGCAGCTCGGCAGCAAAGGACAAACCCGGACAGGTGAGCTTTCAGGGAGGCTGCACTGCCGCTGTggcaacacagacacacagctcCCCCCAGAGGCTGGATACATCAACTTTCCCAGACAAACGGACTAGCATTCAGAGCGCGAGTAAAGGAGGACATCCCACCCCATCTCCAGTCAGCGGGTCCACCGACGACTCGCTTCAGGCCTTGACCCTCGAGGTGGATACACAAAAAGACGATTCTGGGGTTTCTGGTGCAATAGTGTTTTGCTCTTCATCTAAGGACGTTGGGGCGGAGCTTCCGCAAAAGTCGTCTCTGCCCAGAGAAAGCTACACTAAGGGCTTCGAGAGGAAGGCCAGCTGGGACTTTTTTGATCTTAAAGCTGCTGTAGTATATCACACTAAAG aaatggaATATATTTTGAATTTGCAAAAGCAAG ATCCAAATCGTGTAGTGCTCTACAGTGAGTCTAAGAATGGTCCTGATCAGTGA